In the Arachis ipaensis cultivar K30076 chromosome B10, Araip1.1, whole genome shotgun sequence genome, one interval contains:
- the LOC107623376 gene encoding bifunctional aspartate aminotransferase and glutamate/aspartate-prephenate aminotransferase, translated as MANTLNSATISRTQFGDQCPSFHSVIPPPTRRSLPFITVHKGKRVELNRRRALVAVVKAKSSSFEDSESFGVDISLSPRVNAVKPSKTVAISDQATALVEAGVPVIRLAAGEPDFDTPAVIAEAGINAIREGYTRYTPNAGTFELRSAICHKLKEENGITYTPDQIVVSNGAKQSIAQAVLAVCSPGDEVIIPAPFWVSYPEMARLADATPVILPTSISDNFLLDPKLLESKITEKSRVLILCSPSNPTGSVYPKKLLEEIAQIVAKHPRLLVISDEIYEHIIYAPATHTSFASLPGMWDRTLTVNGFSKAFAMTGWRLGYIAGPKHFIAACGKLQSQFTSGASSISQKAAVAALGLGYAGGEAVSTMVKAFRERRDFLVRSFREMDGVKISEPQGAFYLFLDFSSYYGREVDGFGKIENSESLCRYLLDKGQVALVPGSAFGDDTCIRISYAASLTTLQAAVERIKKALIPLISAALV; from the exons ATGGCGAATACTCTAAACAGCGCTACCATCTCCAGAACCCAATTCGGAGATCAATGCCCCTCTTTCCATTCCGTGATTCCTCCACCTACTCGTAGATCTCTTCCTTTCAT AACGGTGCATAAGGGAAAACGTGTTGAGCTGAATAGAAGAAGAGCTCTTGTGGCGGTTGTGAAAGCGAAGAGTAGTAGCTTTGAAGATTCAGAATCTTTTGGTGTTGATATTTCTTTGAGTCCGAGGGTTAATGCTGTTAAGCCTTCCAAGACTGTTGCCATAAGTGACCAGGCCACTGCTCTTGTCGAAGCCGGAGTGCCGGTTATTCGCTTGGCCGCCGGAGAACCTGATTTCGATACACCTGCCGTCATAGCTGAG GCTGGGATTAATGCTATTCGCGAAGGATACACAAGGTACACCCCTAATGCCGGAACATTTGAATTGCGCAGCGCGATTTGTCATAAGTTGAAGG AGGAGAATGGAATTACATATACTCCTGATCAGATTGTGGTAAGCAATGGAGCAAAGCAGAGTATTGCTCAGGCAGTACTTGCAGTTTGTTCACCGGGCGATGAG GTCATTATTCCGGCCCCATTTTGGGTGAGTTACCCAGAAATGGCAAGATTGGCTGATGCAACACCTGTGATTCTTCCAACCAGCATATCTGATAATTTTCTTTTGGATCCCAAACTCCTTGAATCCAAAATCACTGAAAAATCAAGAGTACTTATTCTTTGCTCGCCATCTAACCCAACAGGGTCAGTCTATCCAAAGAAATTACTTGAAGAGATAGCCCAAATTGTAGCAAAGCACCCCAGGCTTCTG GTCATCTCTGATGAAATTTATGAACACATAATTTATGCACCAGCAACTCATACGAGCTTTGCATCTTTACCTGGCATGTGGGACAGGACTCTTACTGTGAACGGTTTTTCCAAG GCATTTGCAATGACTGGTTGGCGACTTGGATATATTGCTGGCCCGAAACATTTTATTGCAGCATGCGGAAAGCTTCAAAGTCAG TTCACTTCAGGGGCAAGTAGTATATCCCAGAAAGCTGCAGTTGCTGCCTTAGGGCTAGGCTATGCTGGTGGGGAGGCTGTTTCTACCATGGTGAAAGCATTCAGGGAACGAAGAGATTTCTTGGTTAGAAGTTTTAGAGAGATGGATGGTGTGAAAATATCAGAACCTCAG GGAGCATTTTATCTATTCCTTGATTTCAGCTCCTACTACGGAAGAGAAGTTGATGGTTTCGGTAAAATTGAGAATTCTGAGTCCCTCTGTCGATACCTTCTAGACAAGGGCCAG GTTGCTCTGGTGCCGGGAAGTGCATTCGGAGATGACACTTGCATCCGCATCTCTTATGCTGCATCCCTTACTACCTTACAGGCAGCTGTAGAGAGAATTAAGAAAGCACTTATCCCTCTAATCTCTGCTGCTCTTGTTTGA